From Solanum lycopersicum chromosome 8, SLM_r2.1, the proteins below share one genomic window:
- the LOC101263234 gene encoding mitochondrial adenine nucleotide transporter ADNT1, producing MASEDVVGKRSESAVTTIVNLAEEAKMASEGVKAPSHAAIFSVCKSLAAGGIAGGVSRTAVAPLERLKILLQVQNSHSIKYNGTVQGLKYIWRTEGLRGMFKGNGTNCARIVPNSAVKFFSYEEASKGILWFYRQQTGNEDAELTPLLRLGAGACAGIIAMSATYPMDLVRGRITVQTDKSPSQYRGIFHALRTVFVEEGPRALYKGWLPSVIGVIPYVGLNFAVYESLKDWLVKTRPFGLAQDTELSVMTKLGCGAVAGTIGQTVAYPLDVIRRRMQMGGWKNAASVVIGDGKTNAPVEYSGMVDAFRKTVRHEGVGALYKGLVPNSVKVVPSIAIAFVSYEVVKDILGVEMRISD from the exons ATGGCGTCGGAGGATGTGGTAGGTAAGAGAAGCGAAAGTGCTGTTACTACAATCGTCAATCTGGCTGAAGAAGCTAAAATGGCGAGCGAAGGTGTTAAAGCTCCGAGTCATGCTGCTATTTTCAGTGTATGCAAGTCTCTCGCTGCTGGTGGAATCGCCGGTGGAGT GTCACGCACTGCAGTTGCTCCATTGGAAAGGCTTAAAATTCTGCTCCAG GTTCAGAATTCTCACAGTATAAAATACAATGGAACAGTTCAGGGGTTGAAATATATATGGAGAACTGAGGGTCTCCGGGGCATGTTCAAAGGAAATGGTACTAATTGTGCCCGCATTGTTCCAAACTCTGCCGTCAAGTTCTTCAGCTATGAGGAAGCATCCAA GGGAATCTTATGGTTTTACCGGCAGCAAACTGGAAATG AGGATGCTGAACTTACTCCTCTTCTACGCCTTGGTGCTGGAGCATGTGCTGGCATCATTGCGATGTCAGCAACTTACCCAATGGACTTGGTACGAGGCCGAATTACTGTCCAG ACAGATAAATCTCCTAGTCAGTACAGAGGGATATTTCATGCTCTTAGAACAGTTTTTGTTGAAGAAGGCCCGCGTGCCCTGTACAAAGGATGGCTCCCTTCTGTAATAGGTGTT ATTCCTTATGTAGGTTTGAACTTTGCTGTATATGAATCTTTAAAAGATTGGTTGGTCAAAACTCGACCATTTGGACTAGCTCAAGACACTGAATTGAGTGTTATGACCAAGCTTGGTTGCGGTGCTGTTGCTGGAACCATTGGACAAACAGTTGCTTACCCTCTTGATGTCATTCGTCGAAGAATGCAGATGGGTGGCTGGAAAAATGCTGCTTCAGTTGTTATTGGTGATGGGAAGACCAACGCACCTGTAGAGTATAGTGGTATGGTAGATGCATTCAGGAAAACAGTTCGTCATGAGGGAGTTGGAGCTTTATATAAGGGTTTGGTCCCAAATTCAGTCAAG GTGGTCCCGTCTATAGCAATTGCATTTGTTTCATATGAGGTTGTAAAAGACATTCTTGGTGTGGAAATGAGGATATCTGATTGA